A DNA window from Caulobacter mirabilis contains the following coding sequences:
- a CDS encoding succinate dehydrogenase assembly factor 2, producing MGDPGLDPGLEPRKASPRTGAQLRTALYPPTCMDDVRLKKIRLRAWRRGFREADLLLGPFADFYCPKFTTGQLDLLEALMDEADQDIYEWFLGRTPTPPQFDNEIMALLKAFDPSTGAPRLGA from the coding sequence TTGGGCGACCCCGGACTTGATCCGGGGCTCGAACCACGCAAAGCCTCACCCCGCACTGGCGCCCAGCTGCGCACCGCTCTATATCCGCCCACCTGCATGGACGACGTACGCCTCAAGAAGATCAGGCTTCGCGCCTGGCGCCGTGGTTTCCGGGAAGCGGACCTCCTTCTGGGGCCGTTTGCGGACTTCTATTGTCCCAAGTTCACGACCGGGCAGCTCGACCTGCTCGAAGCGCTGATGGATGAGGCCGACCAGGACATCTACGAGTGGTTCCTGGGCCGCACGCCGACGCCGCCGCAGTTCGACAACGAGATCATGGCGCTGCTGAAGGCCTTCGATCCCTCGACCGGGGCGCCGCGTCTTGGCGCGTGA
- the mfd gene encoding transcription-repair coupling factor yields MKKVARDEGRLDLTGAPEGFDALVMADIARARGGLSVFVARDGTRSSAFEGAMGFFAPEVEILQFPSWDCLPYDRVGPSAAVAAQRMATLTRLARGLDPKKPAILVTAAPAVLQRVPPREVVARAGYSTRPGAEVLIADLERYFAVNGYVRASTVSERGEFAIRGGVIDVFPPTAEEPVRLDLFGDTLESIRGFDPETQRSTRQLKALDLLPVSEALVDADTISRFRRGYVGQFGAPGEDALYAAVSEGGRRAGMEHWLPLFYERMETLFDYLPDGALVGVDHLVAEAERERLDMIADAYDARASADRKSAYRPLAPEGLYLTAEELALRFAERANRWFTPFQQEGPTVVDMGAKLGRTFAAERAQDSVNLFQATAEHAKAKTAEGKRVLFASWTEGSSERLGTMLGDHGLSRVPFAAYWQAAKANDPKTPQRVVLPLEAGFETDNLAVISETDILGDRLARPRKKRRAANFLAEASALTPGDLVVHIDHGIGRYEGLKTLEVQQAPHDCLELHYAGDSKLYLPVENIDLLTRYGADGESVQLDKLGGAGWQSRKAKAKERLRQMAEGLIQIAAARQLKSVEETDPPSGLFDEFCARFPYEETDDQLSAIHDVLEDLGSGKPMDRLICGDVGFGKTEVALRAAFIMAMSGKQVAIVCPTTLLARQHFKTFSDRFQGWPIKVRRLSRLVPAKEAAETREGLANGEVEIIVGTHAVLSKQVSFKDLGLVIVDEEQHFGVKHKEKLKELRADVHMLTLTATPIPRTLQMSLSGIREMSIIATPPVDRLAVRTYITPWDPVTLREALLREKYRGGQTYFVVPRIKDLTDIEQFLRVQVPEVKYVVGHGQMAPTQLEEVMTAFYEGQYDVLLATTIVESGLDIPSANTLIVHRADMFGLAQLYQIRGRVGRSKARAYAYLTTPAERQLTLSAEKRLKVLQSLDSLGAGFQLASHDLDIRGGGNLLGDEQSGHIKEIGVELYQQMLEDAVAELRQRQGAEALLADRGWSPQINTGAAVMIPDEYVPDLNVRLALYRRLSEAEKAQDREALAAEMIDRFGPLPPETGSLLKVVGIKGLCRETNVAKIDVGPKGAVLSFRNDEFANPGALIGFIARNQILWKIRPDQKVVVKGEWDTPAQRLDAAEKILTQLAALAKG; encoded by the coding sequence CTGAAGAAGGTCGCCCGCGACGAGGGTCGCCTGGACCTGACCGGCGCGCCGGAAGGCTTCGACGCCCTGGTCATGGCCGACATCGCCCGCGCCCGCGGCGGCCTGTCGGTGTTCGTCGCCCGCGACGGGACCCGCTCCAGCGCCTTCGAGGGCGCGATGGGCTTCTTCGCCCCCGAGGTGGAGATCCTGCAGTTCCCGTCGTGGGACTGCCTGCCGTACGACCGCGTCGGACCGTCGGCCGCCGTCGCCGCCCAGCGGATGGCGACCCTGACCCGCCTGGCCCGGGGCCTGGACCCGAAGAAACCCGCCATCCTGGTCACCGCCGCGCCGGCGGTGCTCCAGCGCGTTCCGCCGCGCGAGGTCGTGGCCCGCGCCGGCTATTCGACCAGGCCCGGCGCGGAGGTGCTGATCGCCGACCTTGAGCGCTATTTCGCGGTCAATGGCTACGTCCGCGCCTCCACCGTGTCGGAACGCGGCGAGTTCGCCATCCGCGGCGGGGTCATCGACGTCTTCCCGCCGACCGCCGAGGAGCCGGTGCGCCTGGACCTGTTCGGCGACACCCTGGAGAGCATCCGCGGCTTCGACCCGGAGACCCAGCGCTCGACCCGCCAGCTCAAGGCGCTGGACCTGCTGCCGGTCAGCGAAGCCCTGGTCGACGCCGACACCATCAGCCGGTTCCGCAGGGGTTACGTCGGCCAGTTCGGCGCGCCCGGCGAGGACGCCCTCTACGCCGCGGTCAGCGAAGGCGGCCGCCGCGCGGGCATGGAGCACTGGCTGCCGCTCTTCTATGAGCGGATGGAGACGCTATTCGACTATCTGCCGGACGGCGCTCTGGTCGGGGTCGACCATCTGGTCGCCGAGGCCGAGCGCGAACGCCTGGACATGATCGCCGACGCCTATGACGCCCGCGCCAGCGCCGACCGCAAGTCGGCCTATCGTCCGCTGGCGCCCGAAGGCCTGTACCTGACGGCCGAGGAACTGGCGCTGCGCTTCGCCGAGCGCGCCAACCGCTGGTTCACGCCGTTCCAGCAGGAAGGCCCGACCGTCGTCGACATGGGCGCCAAGCTGGGCCGCACCTTCGCCGCCGAGCGCGCCCAGGACAGCGTCAACCTGTTCCAGGCCACCGCCGAACACGCCAAGGCCAAGACGGCCGAGGGCAAGCGCGTCCTGTTCGCCTCCTGGACCGAGGGCTCGTCGGAGCGCCTGGGGACCATGCTGGGCGATCACGGCCTCAGCCGCGTGCCGTTCGCCGCCTACTGGCAGGCGGCCAAGGCCAATGACCCGAAGACGCCGCAGCGTGTGGTCCTGCCGCTGGAAGCCGGCTTCGAGACCGACAACCTGGCGGTCATCTCCGAGACCGACATCCTTGGCGACCGCCTGGCCCGCCCGCGCAAGAAGCGCCGCGCCGCCAACTTCCTGGCCGAGGCCAGCGCCCTGACGCCCGGCGACCTGGTCGTGCACATCGACCACGGCATCGGCCGCTACGAGGGGCTCAAGACCCTCGAGGTCCAGCAGGCGCCGCACGACTGCCTGGAGCTGCACTACGCCGGCGACAGCAAGCTCTACCTGCCGGTCGAGAACATCGACCTGCTGACCCGCTACGGCGCCGACGGCGAGAGCGTGCAGCTGGACAAGCTGGGCGGCGCCGGCTGGCAGAGCCGCAAGGCCAAGGCCAAGGAACGCCTGCGCCAGATGGCGGAGGGGCTGATCCAGATCGCCGCCGCCCGCCAGCTGAAGTCGGTCGAGGAGACCGATCCGCCGTCCGGCCTGTTCGACGAGTTCTGCGCCCGCTTCCCCTACGAGGAGACGGACGACCAGCTGAGCGCCATCCACGACGTGCTGGAAGATCTGGGCTCGGGCAAGCCGATGGATCGCCTGATCTGCGGCGACGTCGGCTTCGGCAAGACCGAGGTCGCCCTGCGCGCGGCCTTCATCATGGCGATGAGCGGCAAGCAGGTCGCCATCGTCTGCCCGACGACCCTGCTGGCCCGCCAGCACTTCAAGACCTTCAGCGACCGCTTCCAGGGCTGGCCGATCAAGGTCCGCCGCCTGTCGCGTCTGGTGCCGGCCAAGGAGGCCGCCGAGACCCGCGAGGGGCTGGCCAACGGCGAGGTCGAGATCATCGTCGGCACCCACGCCGTGCTCAGCAAGCAGGTCAGTTTCAAGGACCTGGGCCTGGTCATCGTCGACGAGGAGCAGCACTTCGGCGTCAAGCACAAGGAGAAGCTCAAGGAGCTTCGCGCCGACGTGCATATGCTGACCCTGACCGCGACCCCGATCCCGCGGACCCTGCAGATGTCGCTGAGCGGCATCCGCGAGATGTCGATCATCGCCACGCCGCCGGTCGATCGCTTGGCGGTGCGGACCTACATCACGCCCTGGGATCCGGTGACCCTTCGCGAGGCGCTGCTGCGCGAGAAGTACCGCGGCGGCCAGACCTATTTCGTGGTGCCGCGCATCAAGGATCTGACCGACATCGAGCAGTTCCTGCGCGTCCAGGTCCCCGAGGTGAAGTACGTCGTCGGCCACGGTCAGATGGCCCCGACCCAGCTCGAGGAGGTGATGACCGCCTTCTACGAGGGGCAGTACGATGTGCTGCTCGCCACGACGATCGTGGAGAGCGGGCTCGATATCCCGTCGGCCAACACCCTGATCGTCCACCGGGCGGACATGTTCGGCCTGGCGCAGCTGTACCAGATCCGCGGCCGCGTCGGCCGGTCCAAAGCCCGCGCCTACGCCTACCTGACCACGCCGGCCGAGCGGCAGCTGACCCTGTCGGCCGAGAAGCGGCTGAAGGTGCTGCAGTCGCTCGACAGCCTGGGCGCCGGTTTCCAGCTGGCCAGCCACGATCTCGACATCCGGGGGGGCGGCAACCTGCTCGGCGACGAGCAGAGCGGCCACATCAAGGAGATCGGCGTCGAGCTGTACCAGCAGATGCTGGAGGACGCCGTCGCCGAGCTGCGCCAGCGCCAGGGCGCCGAGGCCCTGCTGGCCGACCGCGGCTGGTCGCCCCAGATCAACACCGGCGCCGCCGTGATGATCCCGGACGAGTATGTGCCGGACCTGAACGTGCGCCTGGCCCTCTATCGCCGCCTGTCCGAGGCCGAGAAGGCGCAGGACCGCGAGGCCCTGGCCGCCGAGATGATCGACCGCTTCGGCCCGCTGCCGCCCGAGACCGGCAGCCTGCTCAAGGTCGTCGGGATCAAGGGCCTGTGCCGCGAGACCAACGTGGCCAAGATCGACGTTGGACCCAAGGGCGCGGTGCTGTCGTTCCGCAACGACGAGTTCGCCAACCCCGGCGCCCTGATCGGCTTCATCGCCCGCAACCAGATCCTCTGGAAGATCCGCCCGGACCAGAAGGTGGTGGTGAAGGGCGAGTGGGACACGCCGGCCCAACGTCTCGACGCCGCCGAGAAGATCCTGACCCAACTGGCCGCCCTGGCGAAGGGCTGA
- the rpsB gene encoding 30S ribosomal protein S2 encodes MALPEFSMRQLLEAGAHFGHQTHRWNPKMDRYIFGSRSNIHIIDLSQSIPLLHQALVKVREVAAAGGRVLFVGTKRQASDPIATAAKRCAQYYVNHRWLGGTLTNWRTISGSIARLRELEGILDGDGAGARSKKELLMLNRERDKLELSLGGIKNMGGIPDLMFVIDTNKEAIAIQEARKLNIPVIAILDTNCDPDGITFPIPGNDDAARAIQLYVDLIADSVLDGMAAGTVASGVDIGASVAPVEPTLAKEFAPETPEAAPVEAVEATEAALDAVPEEPAAS; translated from the coding sequence ATGGCTCTTCCCGAATTCTCCATGCGTCAGCTGCTCGAAGCCGGCGCCCACTTCGGCCACCAGACCCACCGCTGGAACCCGAAGATGGACCGCTACATCTTCGGCTCGCGGTCGAACATCCACATCATCGACCTGTCGCAGTCGATCCCGCTGCTGCACCAGGCCCTGGTCAAGGTCCGTGAAGTCGCCGCCGCCGGCGGCCGCGTCCTGTTCGTCGGCACCAAGCGCCAGGCGTCGGACCCGATCGCCACGGCCGCCAAGCGCTGCGCCCAGTACTACGTCAACCACCGCTGGCTCGGCGGCACCCTGACCAACTGGCGCACCATCTCGGGCTCGATCGCCCGCCTGCGCGAGCTGGAAGGCATCCTGGACGGCGACGGCGCCGGCGCCCGCTCCAAGAAGGAGCTGCTGATGCTGAACCGCGAGCGCGACAAGCTCGAGCTCAGCCTGGGCGGCATCAAGAACATGGGCGGCATCCCCGACTTGATGTTCGTGATCGACACCAACAAGGAAGCGATCGCGATCCAGGAAGCCCGCAAGCTGAACATCCCGGTCATCGCGATCCTGGACACCAACTGCGATCCGGACGGCATCACCTTCCCGATCCCGGGCAACGATGACGCCGCCCGCGCCATCCAGCTGTACGTCGACCTGATCGCCGACTCGGTGCTGGACGGCATGGCCGCCGGCACGGTCGCTTCGGGCGTCGATATCGGGGCCAGCGTGGCCCCGGTCGAGCCGACGCTGGCCAAGGAGTTCGCCCCCGAGACGCCCGAGGCCGCTCCGGTCGAGGCCGTCGAGGCCACGGAAGCCGCGCTGGACGCGGTTCCCGAGGAACCGGCCGCCAGCTGA
- the tsf gene encoding translation elongation factor Ts gives MAEITAALVKDLREKTGAGMMDCKKALTENNGDFEAATDWLRTKGLSQAGKKADRVAAEGVVAVALRKDGKGMTGAAIELNAETDFVGRNETFQGVARQAAQVALDVGDDVEAVRSAKTAGGEDVQALVTNLIATIGENMAVRRSAKLSVAEGSISAYVHNSVGPELGKLGVLVALEGAGDQAAMQELGRKIAMHVAATNPLSLSAEDLDPAAIERERAVLIEKAKEQGRPDNMIEKIVEGQISKFQREVVLLEQPFVMNPDQTVKALIAETGKALGADIKMTGFVRLALGEGVEKKENDFAAEVASMTGGN, from the coding sequence ATGGCGGAGATCACCGCTGCGCTGGTCAAGGACCTGCGCGAGAAGACCGGCGCCGGCATGATGGACTGCAAGAAGGCGCTGACCGAGAACAACGGCGACTTCGAAGCGGCCACCGACTGGCTGCGCACCAAGGGCCTGAGCCAGGCCGGCAAGAAGGCCGACCGCGTCGCCGCCGAAGGCGTCGTGGCCGTCGCCCTGCGCAAGGACGGCAAGGGCATGACCGGCGCGGCCATCGAGCTGAACGCCGAGACCGACTTCGTCGGTCGCAACGAGACCTTCCAGGGCGTCGCCCGTCAGGCCGCCCAGGTCGCGCTCGACGTCGGCGACGACGTCGAGGCCGTCCGCTCGGCCAAAACCGCCGGCGGCGAAGACGTTCAGGCCCTGGTCACCAACCTGATCGCCACCATCGGCGAGAACATGGCCGTGCGTCGCTCGGCCAAGCTCTCGGTCGCCGAAGGCTCGATCTCGGCCTACGTGCACAACTCGGTCGGTCCGGAACTCGGCAAGCTCGGCGTGCTCGTCGCGCTGGAAGGCGCCGGCGACCAGGCCGCGATGCAGGAGCTGGGCCGCAAGATCGCGATGCACGTCGCCGCGACCAACCCGCTGTCGCTGTCCGCCGAGGACCTCGACCCGGCGGCGATCGAGCGCGAGCGCGCCGTTCTCATCGAGAAGGCCAAGGAACAAGGCCGTCCGGACAACATGATCGAGAAGATCGTGGAAGGTCAGATCTCGAAGTTCCAGCGCGAAGTCGTGCTGCTCGAGCAGCCGTTCGTCATGAACCCGGACCAGACGGTCAAGGCGCTGATCGCCGAGACCGGCAAGGCGCTGGGCGCGGACATCAAGATGACCGGCTTCGTGCGTCTCGCCCTGGGCGAAGGCGTCGAGAAGAAGGAAAACGACTTCGCCGCCGAAGTCGCTTCGATGACCGGCGGGAACTAA
- the pyrH gene encoding UMP kinase, with the protein MTAMRYKRILLKVSGEVLMGDTPFGIDMNTVAAVAGDVKQIAEAGVELCLVIGGGNIFRGLAGAAKGMDRANADYMGMLATVMNALAMQDALEHIGVSTRVQSAIPMPTVCEPLIRRRAERHLEKGRVVIFAAGTGNPYFTTDSGAALRAAEMNCDALFKGTSVDGVYTADPKKDPAAKRFDRLTYHDVLAKDLKVMDASAISLMRENGIPIVVFSIRERGNLMKVLQGEGVHTVIAEAA; encoded by the coding sequence ATGACCGCCATGCGCTACAAGAGAATCCTCCTGAAGGTGTCCGGCGAGGTGCTGATGGGCGACACGCCCTTCGGCATCGACATGAACACGGTCGCGGCGGTGGCGGGGGACGTGAAGCAGATCGCCGAGGCGGGCGTCGAGCTTTGCCTGGTGATCGGCGGCGGCAACATCTTCCGCGGCCTGGCCGGGGCGGCCAAGGGCATGGACCGGGCCAACGCCGACTATATGGGCATGCTGGCCACGGTGATGAACGCCCTGGCCATGCAGGACGCTCTGGAGCACATCGGCGTCTCGACGCGCGTACAGTCCGCCATCCCGATGCCGACCGTCTGCGAGCCGCTGATCCGTCGCCGCGCCGAGCGGCACCTGGAAAAGGGCCGGGTGGTGATCTTCGCCGCCGGCACCGGCAATCCCTATTTCACCACCGACAGCGGCGCGGCGCTGCGCGCGGCCGAGATGAACTGCGACGCCCTGTTCAAGGGCACCAGCGTGGACGGCGTCTACACCGCCGACCCGAAGAAGGATCCGGCCGCCAAGCGGTTCGATCGCCTGACCTACCACGACGTTCTGGCCAAGGACCTGAAGGTCATGGACGCCTCCGCCATCAGCCTGATGCGCGAGAACGGCATCCCGATCGTCGTCTTCTCCATCCGCGAACGCGGCAATCTGATGAAGGTGCTTCAGGGCGAGGGGGTCCATACCGTCATCGCCGAGGCTGCATAG